Proteins co-encoded in one bacterium genomic window:
- a CDS encoding CoA-binding protein: MNNLVSDFLSQKKFAVVGSFRNKEKIAYKILQDLTAKGYEVYPVNPNIKTVDGKVCYSSISDIPFDIDVADIVTPPAVTEKIVKECLKKGIKRVWLQPGAESEKAVKFCHDNDIKVLHSICVMVESTK, encoded by the coding sequence TTAGCCAAAAAAAGTTTGCTGTGGTCGGTTCGTTCCGAAATAAAGAAAAGATTGCATATAAAATTTTACAAGACCTCACCGCCAAAGGGTACGAAGTTTATCCAGTTAACCCAAACATAAAAACGGTTGATGGAAAAGTTTGCTACAGCAGCATAAGCGATATACCTTTTGATATAGATGTTGCGGATATAGTTACCCCTCCTGCTGTAACAGAGAAAATTGTTAAGGAATGCCTAAAAAAAGGAATTAAAAGAGTTTGGTTACAACCGGGGGCAGAGAGCGAAAAAGCAGTAAAGTTTTGTCACGACAACGACATTAAAGTACTACATAGTATTTGCGTTATGGTAGAATCAACAAA